One Pseudomonas lalucatii genomic window carries:
- a CDS encoding LacI family DNA-binding transcriptional regulator, whose product MSQRRRRTADRVTLSDVAKAAGCSLMSASRALSQPDMVSDALREQVMRAVKELGYVPHSAARALASSRSNLVAVIIPSLSNSVFVDTAEAIQRVLMPAGFEMMLGVSHYRPEEDERLLRAYLAHQPAGLLLTGFERSDAAREILGGYRGPIVSMMELSDAADDYCVGFSQQEAGAAMTRTLIERGYRQIAFAAAQLDPRTLQRAEGYRRAMRAAGCHDPALELLTPQLSSIGLGADLLDRLLAQQPQIDAVFFNNDDLALGALFRARQLGLAVPERLAIAGFNDLPAAAWVHPTLTTVRTTRGRVGELAAQMLMSLMRGEQPQHRCIDVGFEVVVRESA is encoded by the coding sequence ATGAGCCAGCGCCGACGTCGCACCGCCGATCGCGTCACCCTGTCCGATGTGGCCAAGGCCGCCGGCTGCTCGCTGATGTCCGCCTCAAGGGCGCTGTCGCAGCCGGATATGGTCTCCGATGCCCTGCGCGAGCAGGTGATGCGGGCGGTCAAGGAGCTCGGTTATGTGCCCCATTCGGCGGCCCGGGCGCTGGCCAGTTCGCGTTCGAACCTGGTCGCGGTGATCATCCCGTCGCTGTCCAACTCGGTGTTCGTCGACACCGCCGAGGCGATCCAGCGGGTGCTGATGCCGGCCGGCTTCGAGATGATGCTCGGCGTCAGCCATTACCGGCCCGAGGAGGACGAGCGCCTGCTGCGCGCCTACCTGGCGCACCAGCCGGCCGGCCTGCTGCTCACCGGGTTCGAGCGCAGCGACGCGGCGCGGGAAATCCTCGGCGGCTACCGCGGGCCGATCGTCAGCATGATGGAGCTGAGCGACGCGGCGGACGACTACTGCGTCGGCTTCTCCCAGCAGGAGGCGGGCGCGGCCATGACCCGGACGCTGATCGAGCGCGGCTACCGGCAGATCGCCTTCGCCGCCGCCCAGCTCGATCCGCGTACCCTGCAGCGCGCCGAAGGCTATCGCCGGGCGATGCGCGCGGCCGGGTGCCACGACCCGGCCCTGGAATTGCTCACCCCGCAACTGTCGTCCATCGGCCTGGGCGCCGACCTGCTCGACCGCCTGCTGGCGCAGCAGCCGCAGATCGACGCGGTGTTCTTCAACAACGACGACCTGGCGTTGGGCGCGCTGTTCCGCGCCCGTCAGCTGGGCCTGGCGGTGCCGGAGCGCCTGGCCATCGCCGGCTTCAACGACCTGCCGGCCGCTGCCTGGGTGCACCCGACGCTGACCACGGTACGCACCACCCGCGGCAGGGTCGGCGAACTGGCGGCGCAGATGCTGATGAGCCTGATGCGCGGCGAGCAGCCGCAGCATCGGTGCATCGACGTCGGCTTCGAGGTGGTGGTGCGCGAGAGCGCCTGA
- a CDS encoding LysR family transcriptional regulator, with amino-acid sequence MNLNKVDLNLFVVFDAIYTEANLTRAGQIVGITQPAVSNALARLRETFNDPLFVRTAQGMVPTPMAQNIIGPVRSALQQLRISVQESRTFNPAQAGKTYRISMTDLTEAVILPPLFQRLRRLAPQLVIESMLAKRRETTKELAAGRLDFAVDAPLNTDPQVRHVKLMEDRYVCALRPGHPLAKDKLSLDEYLSLTHIHISSRRSGLGYIDLALGKMGIQRKIALRSQHYLMASTVMQQTDMAMTVPERFARRNALHHVELPVNDVPTLETHLYWHESTDQDPANRWMREQIIEICQQVTAQEKKLEQATA; translated from the coding sequence ATGAATCTGAACAAGGTCGACCTCAACCTCTTCGTCGTCTTCGATGCCATCTACACCGAGGCCAATCTGACCCGTGCCGGGCAGATCGTCGGCATCACCCAGCCCGCCGTGTCCAACGCCCTCGCCCGCCTGCGCGAGACCTTCAACGACCCGCTGTTCGTGCGCACCGCCCAGGGCATGGTGCCCACGCCCATGGCGCAGAACATCATCGGCCCGGTGCGCAGCGCCCTGCAGCAGCTGCGCATCTCGGTGCAGGAAAGCCGCACCTTCAACCCGGCCCAGGCGGGCAAGACCTATCGCATCAGCATGACCGACCTCACCGAGGCGGTCATCCTGCCGCCGCTGTTCCAGCGCCTGCGCCGTCTGGCGCCGCAGCTGGTGATCGAGAGCATGCTGGCCAAGCGTCGCGAGACGACCAAGGAGCTGGCCGCCGGTCGCCTGGACTTCGCCGTCGATGCGCCGCTCAACACCGACCCCCAGGTGCGCCACGTCAAATTGATGGAGGACCGCTACGTCTGCGCCCTGCGCCCCGGGCATCCGCTGGCCAAGGACAAGCTCAGCCTGGACGAGTACCTGTCGCTGACCCATATCCACATTTCCAGTCGCCGCAGCGGCCTGGGCTATATCGACCTGGCCCTGGGCAAGATGGGCATCCAGCGCAAGATCGCCCTGCGCTCGCAGCACTACCTGATGGCCAGCACCGTGATGCAGCAGACCGACATGGCCATGACCGTGCCGGAGCGCTTCGCCCGGCGCAACGCCCTGCACCACGTGGAGCTGCCGGTGAACGACGTGCCGACCCTGGAGACCCACCTGTACTGGCACGAAAGCACCGACCAGGACCCGGCCAACCGCTGGATGCGCGAGCAGATCATCGAGATCTGCCAGCAGGTCACCGCCCAGGAGAAGAAGCTCGAGCAAGCCACTGCCTGA